From a single Methylosinus sp. H3A genomic region:
- a CDS encoding PIN domain-containing protein — MFCLDTNIVIFALNKRRPWIATRLENELRAGTALIVPAIVLFELDYGIAKSDRAEQARALLEGFLSAGIGQPAFDAEDAREAADIRAFLERQGTPIDPFDYLVAAQARRRGAALVTLNRREFERVPGLLVTDWAA, encoded by the coding sequence ATGTTTTGTCTCGACACGAACATCGTCATCTTCGCTTTGAACAAGCGGAGGCCCTGGATCGCCACGAGGCTCGAGAATGAGCTGAGGGCGGGAACGGCGCTGATCGTCCCCGCGATCGTGCTGTTCGAGCTCGATTATGGAATCGCCAAGAGCGACCGAGCGGAACAGGCGCGCGCCCTCCTCGAGGGCTTTTTATCGGCCGGGATCGGCCAGCCGGCGTTCGACGCCGAGGATGCGCGCGAAGCGGCGGACATAAGGGCGTTCCTCGAACGGCAGGGGACGCCGATCGACCCTTTCGACTATCTCGTCGCGGCGCAGGCGCGGCGGCGCGGCGCTGCGCTGGTGACGCTCAACCGCCGCGAGTTCGAGCGCGTGCCGGGGCTGCTGGTGACGGATTGGGCGGCATGA
- a CDS encoding antitoxin: MTASAGKPTERKATAKLFMHGRSQAVRLPKEFRFEGKEVRVSRMGDKVILEPLKKEPFDVEAWRARLDALGARDFLPDGLPDDPPLEPDDAISFD, translated from the coding sequence ATGACCGCGAGCGCCGGCAAACCCACCGAACGAAAAGCGACCGCCAAGCTGTTCATGCACGGCCGCAGCCAGGCCGTGCGCCTGCCAAAGGAGTTCCGGTTCGAGGGGAAAGAGGTGCGCGTCAGCCGGATGGGTGACAAGGTGATCTTGGAGCCCTTGAAAAAGGAGCCGTTCGACGTGGAGGCATGGCGCGCGCGACTCGACGCCTTGGGCGCGCGGGACTTCTTGCCCGATGGTCTGCCTGATGATCCGCCGCTCGAGCCCGACGACGCGATCTCATTCGATTGA